The DNA sequence AACGATGTCTTTTGCTTGTTTTTTGGTAGCTACGAATAAGATTTTTCTACCTGATGCAGCGATTTTTTTCAAAGCTTCGTTAGCTTCTTCAATTTTAGCTGCAGTTTTATATAGATTGATAATGTGAATACCATTACGCTCCATATAAATGTAAGGAGCCATATTTGGATCCCATTTTCTAGTCATGTGTCCGAAGTGAACACCTGCTTCTAGTAAGTCTTTTACTTCTATTTTGTTTGCCATTTTTGTACTAGTTTACGTTCTGTTGATTAGCAATGCATAAATGGCGGTTTCCCAGGCTTTATACATTTAGATGCTAAACTATTTCCTACCTCGGTAGGAGAGCAACAACAACTGTGTTTTTTAATTTCAATAAATAATTGATCATGTCTTGTCCCAAATGAACAAGACAGGTAATATTAACGTTTAGAGAATTGGAATCTCTTACGAGCTTTCTTCTGACCGAATTTCTTACGTTCAACCATTCTTGGATCTCTTGTTAATAAACCTTCTGGTTTAAGGATAGCTCTGTTTTCAGCATTTACTTCACACATAACGCGTGCTAATGCCATTCTTACAGCTTCTGCCTGACCAGTTGAACCACCTCCGTAAACGTTTACTTTTACATCAAAGTTGTTTACATTTTCTGTCATAGACATTGGTTGTAAAACTTTGTATTGTAAAGTTGCCGTTGGAAAGTAAGTTGCGAATTCTTTTTTGTTTACAGTGATTTTTCCTGTTCCTTCAGAAACATATACACGTGCAACAGCGGTTTTTCTTCTACCGATT is a window from the Flavobacterium cupriresistens genome containing:
- the rpsI gene encoding 30S ribosomal protein S9, encoding MGVIHKIGRRKTAVARVYVSEGTGKITVNKKEFATYFPTATLQYKVLQPMSMTENVNNFDVKVNVYGGGSTGQAEAVRMALARVMCEVNAENRAILKPEGLLTRDPRMVERKKFGQKKARKRFQFSKR